In Musa acuminata AAA Group cultivar baxijiao chromosome BXJ2-8, Cavendish_Baxijiao_AAA, whole genome shotgun sequence, one genomic interval encodes:
- the LOC135585937 gene encoding UV-stimulated scaffold protein A homolog isoform X1: MGREEESDTVAAMVPRLIEKATNSTAPEINPRLLKAIKYTVRYSDDEVHAAVQSLMVQMKKPHSQVCQKLPLDNRDAIFTTIQSEAWRVRYLAVLIIDELFMRSKLFRSLLVINFDQFLSLSVGFRRNMPLPPPSSIASNLRKMSIELLEKWHSSYGIYYRQLRLGFDYLKNTLRFQFPNRLEIAARLQQERREREMRTQHILLNKFENLKDNFSSIKSEIQLTIDEIGECLAIINEKEEEFNLHNFSEDDEVGEFQSLTLRQIRLDSLKEGQKVQEDNDNKAIFDALRELFKLLISKHLTSVQEWISVLIRVDLNDHKFRDTALKEFIDIRNVIQSVRNRCVQVGCVLNDPPSQEEDIWEEGKIEDYIPQNSVMNRSLVENSVDIPSTHKCKKSAPTEENNLSDSSQSVSERSRLLVEAPVLSWGPFLDNWGSKRDVLANQRGLELDGHWGRVDYDAVIPAERIAELSVHRTVYKEEAVEIQPCLAPLRKGGLCQRKDLRVCPFHGPIIPRDALGNPIGRSPCSTGEIEKDSSTEATEHNGENGAEESPNLSKVTVEQLAKQAVKNVRERDREVKMLKRAKLAKVREHNEVVLREAAIASTSYSEATGERRDASHESLSEGKTKKPTLASMLKKKVTAKDRISQRLLSTRVSDSATRQLMQGEDLNYREAFPNQW, from the exons ATGGGGAGGGAGGAAGAAAGCGATACGGTGGCAGCGATGGTGCCGAGGCTGATTGAGAAGGCCACCAATTCCACAGCACCGGAGATTAATCCTCGCCTCCTCAAGGCCATCAAGTACACGGTCCGGTACTCCGACGACGAGGTCCACGCCGCCGTTCAATCCCTAATGGTCCAGATGAAGAAGCCCCACTCCCAG GTATGTCAGAAGTTGCCACTAGACAATAGGGATGCGATCTTTACAACTATTCAGAGTGAAGCATGGAGG GTGCGCTACCTGGCCGTTCTTATCATTGATGAACTCTTCATGCGTTCGAAGCTATTCAGATCTCTGCTAGTAATCAACTTTGACCAGTTCTTGAGCTTAAGTGTTGGTTTCAGGAGAAATATGCCTCTTCCACCTCCATCTTCCATTGCGTCCAATTTGCGTAAGATGAGCATAGAGCTGCTAGAGAAATGGCATTCCTCTTATGGGATTTACTATAGGCAGCTAAGATTGGGTTTCGATTACCTGAAAAACACTCTCAGATTCCAATTCCCCAATCGGTTAGAAATTGCAGCTCGCTTGCagcaagagagaagagaaagggaaatGAGGACACAGCATATTTTACTTAATAAGTTTGAAAATCTAAAGGATAATTTCTCCTCTATCAAGAGTGAAATTCAGTTGACAATTGATGAAATTGGCGAGTGTTTAGCAATTATTAATGAAAAAGAAGAGGAATTTAATCTGCATAACTTTAGTGAAGATGATGAGGTGGGAGAATTTCAGTCACTTACATTGCGGCAAATTCGTCTAGATTCCTTAAAGGAAGGCCAGAAGGTCCAGGAGGACAACGACAATAAAGCTATCTTTGATGCACTGAGGGAGTTGTTCAAGCTTCTAATCTCAAAGCATTTGACATCAGTGCAAGAGTGGATATCTGTACTCATCAGAGTCGATCTCAACGACCACAAATTCAGGGACACCGCATTAAAGGAGTTCATTGACATCCGTAATGTTATCCAGTCTGTTAGGAATAGATGTGTTCAAGTAGGTTGTGTGCTGAATGACCCACCAAGTCAGGAGGAGGACATCTGGGAAGAGGGTAAAATAGAAGATTACATACCACAGAATTCTGTCATGAATAGAAGCTTAGTTGAGAATTCTGTAGATATTCCAAGTACACACAAATGCAAGAAGTCAGCTCCAACAGAAGAAAATAATCTATCTGATAGTTCACAATCGGTGTCCGAAAGGTCAAGACTTTTGGTTGAAGCACCTGTATTGTCTTGGGGTCCATTCTTGGATAACTGGGGTTCAAAAAGAGATGTTTTAGCCAACCAGAGGGGACTGGAGCTGGACGGCCACTGGGGTAGAGTGGACTATGATGCTGTTATTCCTGCAGAGAGGATTGCAGAGCTGAGTGTTCATCGCACAGTATATAAAGAGGAGGCAGTTGAAATCCAGCCGTGCCTTGCTCCTTTAAGGAAAGGTGGGCTCTGTCAGAGGAAGGATTTGAGGGTGTGCCCCTTCCACGGCCCTATTATACCACGTGATGCTCTGGGAAATCCTATAGGAAGAAGTCCATGTAGTACTGGAGAAATCGAAAAAGATTCTTCTACTGAGGCAACTGAACACAATGGTGAAAATGGTGCAGAAGAATCTCCCAATTTGAGCAAGGTAACAGTTGAGCAATTGGCGAAACAGGCAGTGAAGAATGTGAGGGAAAGAGACAGAGAAGTTAAGATGTTGAAGAGGGCAAAACTTGCAAAAGTCCGTGAACATAACGAAGTTGTTTTACGAGAAGCTGCAATTGCTTCAACCTCATACTCCGAAGCTACTGGTGAGCGGAGGGATGCCTCACATGAAAGTCTAAGTGAGGGCAAGACCAAGAAGCCTACACTGGCATCAATGTTGAAGAAGAAGGTAACAGCCAAAGATAGAATATCCCAAAGGCTGTTAAGTACACGTGTAAGTGATTCTGCAACCAGGCAACTCATGCAGGGGGAGGATCTAAATTACAGAGAGGCTTTCCCAAATCAATGGTAA
- the LOC135585937 gene encoding UV-stimulated scaffold protein A homolog isoform X2, with translation MGREEESDTVAAMVPRLIEKATNSTAPEINPRLLKAIKYTVRYSDDEVHAAVQSLMVQMKKPHSQVRYLAVLIIDELFMRSKLFRSLLVINFDQFLSLSVGFRRNMPLPPPSSIASNLRKMSIELLEKWHSSYGIYYRQLRLGFDYLKNTLRFQFPNRLEIAARLQQERREREMRTQHILLNKFENLKDNFSSIKSEIQLTIDEIGECLAIINEKEEEFNLHNFSEDDEVGEFQSLTLRQIRLDSLKEGQKVQEDNDNKAIFDALRELFKLLISKHLTSVQEWISVLIRVDLNDHKFRDTALKEFIDIRNVIQSVRNRCVQVGCVLNDPPSQEEDIWEEGKIEDYIPQNSVMNRSLVENSVDIPSTHKCKKSAPTEENNLSDSSQSVSERSRLLVEAPVLSWGPFLDNWGSKRDVLANQRGLELDGHWGRVDYDAVIPAERIAELSVHRTVYKEEAVEIQPCLAPLRKGGLCQRKDLRVCPFHGPIIPRDALGNPIGRSPCSTGEIEKDSSTEATEHNGENGAEESPNLSKVTVEQLAKQAVKNVRERDREVKMLKRAKLAKVREHNEVVLREAAIASTSYSEATGERRDASHESLSEGKTKKPTLASMLKKKVTAKDRISQRLLSTRVSDSATRQLMQGEDLNYREAFPNQW, from the exons ATGGGGAGGGAGGAAGAAAGCGATACGGTGGCAGCGATGGTGCCGAGGCTGATTGAGAAGGCCACCAATTCCACAGCACCGGAGATTAATCCTCGCCTCCTCAAGGCCATCAAGTACACGGTCCGGTACTCCGACGACGAGGTCCACGCCGCCGTTCAATCCCTAATGGTCCAGATGAAGAAGCCCCACTCCCAG GTGCGCTACCTGGCCGTTCTTATCATTGATGAACTCTTCATGCGTTCGAAGCTATTCAGATCTCTGCTAGTAATCAACTTTGACCAGTTCTTGAGCTTAAGTGTTGGTTTCAGGAGAAATATGCCTCTTCCACCTCCATCTTCCATTGCGTCCAATTTGCGTAAGATGAGCATAGAGCTGCTAGAGAAATGGCATTCCTCTTATGGGATTTACTATAGGCAGCTAAGATTGGGTTTCGATTACCTGAAAAACACTCTCAGATTCCAATTCCCCAATCGGTTAGAAATTGCAGCTCGCTTGCagcaagagagaagagaaagggaaatGAGGACACAGCATATTTTACTTAATAAGTTTGAAAATCTAAAGGATAATTTCTCCTCTATCAAGAGTGAAATTCAGTTGACAATTGATGAAATTGGCGAGTGTTTAGCAATTATTAATGAAAAAGAAGAGGAATTTAATCTGCATAACTTTAGTGAAGATGATGAGGTGGGAGAATTTCAGTCACTTACATTGCGGCAAATTCGTCTAGATTCCTTAAAGGAAGGCCAGAAGGTCCAGGAGGACAACGACAATAAAGCTATCTTTGATGCACTGAGGGAGTTGTTCAAGCTTCTAATCTCAAAGCATTTGACATCAGTGCAAGAGTGGATATCTGTACTCATCAGAGTCGATCTCAACGACCACAAATTCAGGGACACCGCATTAAAGGAGTTCATTGACATCCGTAATGTTATCCAGTCTGTTAGGAATAGATGTGTTCAAGTAGGTTGTGTGCTGAATGACCCACCAAGTCAGGAGGAGGACATCTGGGAAGAGGGTAAAATAGAAGATTACATACCACAGAATTCTGTCATGAATAGAAGCTTAGTTGAGAATTCTGTAGATATTCCAAGTACACACAAATGCAAGAAGTCAGCTCCAACAGAAGAAAATAATCTATCTGATAGTTCACAATCGGTGTCCGAAAGGTCAAGACTTTTGGTTGAAGCACCTGTATTGTCTTGGGGTCCATTCTTGGATAACTGGGGTTCAAAAAGAGATGTTTTAGCCAACCAGAGGGGACTGGAGCTGGACGGCCACTGGGGTAGAGTGGACTATGATGCTGTTATTCCTGCAGAGAGGATTGCAGAGCTGAGTGTTCATCGCACAGTATATAAAGAGGAGGCAGTTGAAATCCAGCCGTGCCTTGCTCCTTTAAGGAAAGGTGGGCTCTGTCAGAGGAAGGATTTGAGGGTGTGCCCCTTCCACGGCCCTATTATACCACGTGATGCTCTGGGAAATCCTATAGGAAGAAGTCCATGTAGTACTGGAGAAATCGAAAAAGATTCTTCTACTGAGGCAACTGAACACAATGGTGAAAATGGTGCAGAAGAATCTCCCAATTTGAGCAAGGTAACAGTTGAGCAATTGGCGAAACAGGCAGTGAAGAATGTGAGGGAAAGAGACAGAGAAGTTAAGATGTTGAAGAGGGCAAAACTTGCAAAAGTCCGTGAACATAACGAAGTTGTTTTACGAGAAGCTGCAATTGCTTCAACCTCATACTCCGAAGCTACTGGTGAGCGGAGGGATGCCTCACATGAAAGTCTAAGTGAGGGCAAGACCAAGAAGCCTACACTGGCATCAATGTTGAAGAAGAAGGTAACAGCCAAAGATAGAATATCCCAAAGGCTGTTAAGTACACGTGTAAGTGATTCTGCAACCAGGCAACTCATGCAGGGGGAGGATCTAAATTACAGAGAGGCTTTCCCAAATCAATGGTAA
- the LOC103994702 gene encoding uncharacterized protein LOC103994702 isoform X2, with amino-acid sequence MKVKVISRSTEEFTRERSQDLQKVFRNYDPKLRTHEKAVEYTRALNAAKLEKIFARPFIGAMDGHIDAVSCMAKNPNHLKGIFSGSMDGDIRLWDIATRKTVCQFPGHQGAVRGLTSSTDGEMLISCGTDCTVRLWKVPLLKMMDSSESDEDYSKPLAVYVWKHAFWAVDHQWDGPLFATAGSQVDIWDHNRSEPINTFEWGKDTVISVRFNPGEPDVLATSASDRSITLYDLRMSSPVRKLIMRTKTNAICWNPMEPMNFTAANEDCSCYSYDTRKLDEAKVVHKDHVSAVMDIDYSPTGREFVTGSYDRTVRIFPYNGDHSREIYHTKRMQRVFCVRYSCDGSYLISGSDDTNLRLWKAKSSEQMGVLLPRERKKQEYLDAVKERYKHLPEVKRIVRHRHLPKPIYKAAALRRTMIEAENKRDQKRRAHSAPGSMPVQPFRKRRIIKEDE; translated from the exons ATGAAGGTGAAGGTGATTTCTCGCTCCACCGAGGAATTTACACGCGAACGGAGCCAAGATCTGCAG AAAGTTTTCCGGAACTATGATCCGAAGCTCCGTACCCATGAGAAGGCAGTTGAATATACAAGGGCTTTAAATGCCGCAAAGTTGGAAAAG ATATTTGCAAGACCTTTCATTGGAGCAATGGATGGACATATTGATGCTGTATCTTGTATGGCAAAGAATCCAAATCACCTGAAAGGAATATTTTCTGGTTCAATGGATGGAG ATATTCGTCTTTGGGATATAGCAACGAG gAAAACAGTTTGCCAGTTCCCTGGTCATCAAGGTGCAGTGCGAGGTTTGACGTCATCTACTGACGGAGAAATGCTCATATCATGTGGCACTGATTGCAC TGTCAGGCTATGGAAAGTTCCTCTTTTGAAAATGATGGATTCTAGTGAATCAGATGAAGATTACTCAAAG CCACTGGCAGTTTATGTGTGGAAGCATGCCTTTTG GGCTGTTGATCACCAATGGGATGGTCCTCTCTTTGCCACAGCTGGTTCTCAGGTCGATATATGGGATCACAACAG GTCAGAGCCCATAAATACTTTTGAATGGGGTAAAGACACAGTTATTTCTGTGCGATTTAATCCTGGAGAACCTGATGTGCTAGCAACATCGGCAAG tGATCGCAGTATAACTTTATATGATTTACGCATGTCATCCCCAGTTAGGAAGCTAATCATGAGG ACCAAGACTAATGCGATATGCTGGAATCCTATGGAGCCAATGAACTTTACAGCT GCAAATGAAGACTGTAGCTGCTACAGTTACGACACTAGGAAATTGGATGAAGCAAAGGTGGTGCATAAAGATCATGTTTCTGCAGT GATGGATATTGACTACTCTCCGACAGGCCGTGAGTTTGTGACTGGTTCTTATGATAGAACA GTGAGGATCTTCCCATACAATGGGGACCATAGTAGGGAGATTTATCATACTAAACGGATGCAAAG GGTATTCTGTGTGAGGTACAGCTGTGATGGTTCTTATCTCATTTCTGGAAGTGATGATACCAATCTCCGGCTGTGGAAAGCGAAATCTTCAGAACAGATGGGAGTA CTTCTACCTAGGGAACGTAAAAAGCAAGAATATCTAGATGCTGTCAAAGAACGGTACAAGCATCTTCCAGAGGTGAAGCGCATAGTCAG GCACAGACACTTGCCAAAACCAATCTACAAGGCGGCTGCATTGAGACGTACAATGATTGAAGCCGAGAACAAGAGAGACCAGAAGAGGAGAGCTCATAGTGCTCCTGGAAGCATGCCCGTACAACCCTTCAGAAAGAGAAGAATCATCAAAGAAGACGAATGA
- the LOC135585937 gene encoding UV-stimulated scaffold protein A homolog isoform X3: MRSKLFRSLLVINFDQFLSLSVGFRRNMPLPPPSSIASNLRKMSIELLEKWHSSYGIYYRQLRLGFDYLKNTLRFQFPNRLEIAARLQQERREREMRTQHILLNKFENLKDNFSSIKSEIQLTIDEIGECLAIINEKEEEFNLHNFSEDDEVGEFQSLTLRQIRLDSLKEGQKVQEDNDNKAIFDALRELFKLLISKHLTSVQEWISVLIRVDLNDHKFRDTALKEFIDIRNVIQSVRNRCVQVGCVLNDPPSQEEDIWEEGKIEDYIPQNSVMNRSLVENSVDIPSTHKCKKSAPTEENNLSDSSQSVSERSRLLVEAPVLSWGPFLDNWGSKRDVLANQRGLELDGHWGRVDYDAVIPAERIAELSVHRTVYKEEAVEIQPCLAPLRKGGLCQRKDLRVCPFHGPIIPRDALGNPIGRSPCSTGEIEKDSSTEATEHNGENGAEESPNLSKVTVEQLAKQAVKNVRERDREVKMLKRAKLAKVREHNEVVLREAAIASTSYSEATGERRDASHESLSEGKTKKPTLASMLKKKVTAKDRISQRLLSTRVSDSATRQLMQGEDLNYREAFPNQW; encoded by the coding sequence ATGCGTTCGAAGCTATTCAGATCTCTGCTAGTAATCAACTTTGACCAGTTCTTGAGCTTAAGTGTTGGTTTCAGGAGAAATATGCCTCTTCCACCTCCATCTTCCATTGCGTCCAATTTGCGTAAGATGAGCATAGAGCTGCTAGAGAAATGGCATTCCTCTTATGGGATTTACTATAGGCAGCTAAGATTGGGTTTCGATTACCTGAAAAACACTCTCAGATTCCAATTCCCCAATCGGTTAGAAATTGCAGCTCGCTTGCagcaagagagaagagaaagggaaatGAGGACACAGCATATTTTACTTAATAAGTTTGAAAATCTAAAGGATAATTTCTCCTCTATCAAGAGTGAAATTCAGTTGACAATTGATGAAATTGGCGAGTGTTTAGCAATTATTAATGAAAAAGAAGAGGAATTTAATCTGCATAACTTTAGTGAAGATGATGAGGTGGGAGAATTTCAGTCACTTACATTGCGGCAAATTCGTCTAGATTCCTTAAAGGAAGGCCAGAAGGTCCAGGAGGACAACGACAATAAAGCTATCTTTGATGCACTGAGGGAGTTGTTCAAGCTTCTAATCTCAAAGCATTTGACATCAGTGCAAGAGTGGATATCTGTACTCATCAGAGTCGATCTCAACGACCACAAATTCAGGGACACCGCATTAAAGGAGTTCATTGACATCCGTAATGTTATCCAGTCTGTTAGGAATAGATGTGTTCAAGTAGGTTGTGTGCTGAATGACCCACCAAGTCAGGAGGAGGACATCTGGGAAGAGGGTAAAATAGAAGATTACATACCACAGAATTCTGTCATGAATAGAAGCTTAGTTGAGAATTCTGTAGATATTCCAAGTACACACAAATGCAAGAAGTCAGCTCCAACAGAAGAAAATAATCTATCTGATAGTTCACAATCGGTGTCCGAAAGGTCAAGACTTTTGGTTGAAGCACCTGTATTGTCTTGGGGTCCATTCTTGGATAACTGGGGTTCAAAAAGAGATGTTTTAGCCAACCAGAGGGGACTGGAGCTGGACGGCCACTGGGGTAGAGTGGACTATGATGCTGTTATTCCTGCAGAGAGGATTGCAGAGCTGAGTGTTCATCGCACAGTATATAAAGAGGAGGCAGTTGAAATCCAGCCGTGCCTTGCTCCTTTAAGGAAAGGTGGGCTCTGTCAGAGGAAGGATTTGAGGGTGTGCCCCTTCCACGGCCCTATTATACCACGTGATGCTCTGGGAAATCCTATAGGAAGAAGTCCATGTAGTACTGGAGAAATCGAAAAAGATTCTTCTACTGAGGCAACTGAACACAATGGTGAAAATGGTGCAGAAGAATCTCCCAATTTGAGCAAGGTAACAGTTGAGCAATTGGCGAAACAGGCAGTGAAGAATGTGAGGGAAAGAGACAGAGAAGTTAAGATGTTGAAGAGGGCAAAACTTGCAAAAGTCCGTGAACATAACGAAGTTGTTTTACGAGAAGCTGCAATTGCTTCAACCTCATACTCCGAAGCTACTGGTGAGCGGAGGGATGCCTCACATGAAAGTCTAAGTGAGGGCAAGACCAAGAAGCCTACACTGGCATCAATGTTGAAGAAGAAGGTAACAGCCAAAGATAGAATATCCCAAAGGCTGTTAAGTACACGTGTAAGTGATTCTGCAACCAGGCAACTCATGCAGGGGGAGGATCTAAATTACAGAGAGGCTTTCCCAAATCAATGGTAA
- the LOC135618288 gene encoding probable plastidic glucose transporter 3, with translation MRPGLSSSVYKRMNSKDFVGDPDRADDVSDRLLNLMDQNIGNPSWKPSLPHVCIATVSSFLFGYHLGVVNEPLESISLDLGFTGNTLAEGLVVSMCLGGALIGCLFSGLISDGIGRRRSFQLSALPMIIGASLSASTTSLVGMLLGRFLAGTGMGLGPAVASLYVTEVSPSSVRGTYGSLIQIATCLGLIAALFIGAPVKEIVGWWRVCFWVSTVPAAFLALCMEFCAESPHWLYKRGRVAEAEVEFERLLGGPHVKLAMAELSRSERGDDGESIKYSELFYGRHFRVVFIGTMLFAFQQLSGINAVFYFSSAVFRSAGVPSDIANTCVGFAYLSGSVVAMLLMDILGRKLLLVGSFLGMAAAMGLQAIAASLSDQGSWHVYLSVGGMLLSVLAFSLGAGPVPSLLLPEIFPNKIRAKGVALCMSVHWVVNFFVGLFFLRLLELLGAKILYSIFASFCLMGAIFVRKNVVETKGKTLQEIEVALLSAV, from the exons ATGCGGCCCGGCCTTAGTTCATCCGTCTACAAGAGGATGAACTCCAAGGATTTCGTCGGCGATCCCGATCGCGCCGACGATGTCTCAG ATCGATTGCTGAATCTGATGGATCAGAACATTGGCAATCCGTCCTGGAAACCGTCTTTACCCCACGTTTGTATCGCAACCGTATCCTCCTTCTTGTTCGGATACCATCTCGG GGTTGTGAATGAGCCGCTCGAGAGCATTTCGCTGGATCTCGGGTTCACCGGGAACACGTTGGCGGAAG GACTTGTGGTGAGCATGTGTTTGGGAGGCGCACTTATTGGATGTTTGTTTAGTGGGTTGATCTCCGACGGCATCGGGCGGCGCAGGTCTTTCCAGTTGAGCGCTTTGCCCATGATTATCGGGGCTTCATTGAG TGCTTCGACGACCAGTCTGGTTGGTATGCTTCTTGGCAGATTTCTTGCTGGAACAGGGATGGGTCTGGGACCAGCTGTAGCATCCCTTTATGTGACGGAG GTTTCTCCTTCTTCAGTGAGAGGTACTTATGGTAGTTTAATTCAGATTGCAACATGCCTCGGGCTGATAGCGGCACTCTTTATTGGTGCTCCAGTCAAGGAAATTGTGGGATG GTGGCGAGTATGCTTTTGGGTATCTACTGTTCCAGCTGCATTTCTTGCTCTCTGTATGGAGTTTTGTGCTGAAAGTCCTCATTGGCTCTATAAG CGTGGAAGAGTTGCTGAAGCAGAAGTTGAGTTTGAAAGACTCTTGGGAGGACCTCACGTCAAACTAGCAATGGCAGAATTATCAAGGTCAGAGAGAGGGGATGACGGAGAAAGCATAAAGTATTCTGAGCTATTCTATGGTCGACACTTCAGAG TTGTTTTTATTGGAACAATGCTATTTGCTTTCCAACAGTTGTCGGGAATAAATGCTGTATTCTATTTCTCTTCTGCCGTGTTCAGAAGCGCAGGGGTGCCATCAGATATTGCTAATACATGTGTTGGATTTGCATACTTATCAG GCTCAGTTGTTGCCATGCTTTTGATGGACATATTAGGAAGGAAGCTTCTTCTTGTAGGAAGTTTTCTGGGAATG GCAGCAGCAATGGGTCTCCAGGCTATTGCAGCAAGTCTTTCCGACCAAGGTTCTTGGCATGTGTACCTCTCTGTTGGCGGAATGCTGTT ATCTGTCCTTGCATTTTCATTGGGAGCCGGCCCAGTTCCTAGTCTACTTTTGCCTGAGATTTTTCCCAACAAGATTCGTGCAAAGGGTGTGGCTTTGTGCATGTCCGTGCACTGG GTTGTGAACTTCTTTGTCGGTTTGTTCTTTTTGCGGTTGCTAGAGCTATTAGGAGCAAAGATCTTGTACTCGATCTTTGCATCCTTTTGCTTGATGGGAGCAATTTTTGTGAGAAAGAATGTTGTTGAAACTAAAGGCAAGACTCTCCAGGAAATCGAAGTCGCGCTCCTATCAGCTGTGTAA
- the LOC103994702 gene encoding uncharacterized protein LOC103994702 isoform X1 gives MKVKVISRSTEEFTRERSQDLQKVFRNYDPKLRTHEKAVEYTRALNAAKLEKIFARPFIGAMDGHIDAVSCMAKNPNHLKGIFSGSMDGDIRLWDIATRKTVCQFPGHQGAVRGLTSSTDGEMLISCGTDCTVRLWKVPLLKMMDSSESDEDYSKFQPLAVYVWKHAFWAVDHQWDGPLFATAGSQVDIWDHNRSEPINTFEWGKDTVISVRFNPGEPDVLATSASDRSITLYDLRMSSPVRKLIMRTKTNAICWNPMEPMNFTAANEDCSCYSYDTRKLDEAKVVHKDHVSAVMDIDYSPTGREFVTGSYDRTVRIFPYNGDHSREIYHTKRMQRVFCVRYSCDGSYLISGSDDTNLRLWKAKSSEQMGVLLPRERKKQEYLDAVKERYKHLPEVKRIVRHRHLPKPIYKAAALRRTMIEAENKRDQKRRAHSAPGSMPVQPFRKRRIIKEDE, from the exons ATGAAGGTGAAGGTGATTTCTCGCTCCACCGAGGAATTTACACGCGAACGGAGCCAAGATCTGCAG AAAGTTTTCCGGAACTATGATCCGAAGCTCCGTACCCATGAGAAGGCAGTTGAATATACAAGGGCTTTAAATGCCGCAAAGTTGGAAAAG ATATTTGCAAGACCTTTCATTGGAGCAATGGATGGACATATTGATGCTGTATCTTGTATGGCAAAGAATCCAAATCACCTGAAAGGAATATTTTCTGGTTCAATGGATGGAG ATATTCGTCTTTGGGATATAGCAACGAG gAAAACAGTTTGCCAGTTCCCTGGTCATCAAGGTGCAGTGCGAGGTTTGACGTCATCTACTGACGGAGAAATGCTCATATCATGTGGCACTGATTGCAC TGTCAGGCTATGGAAAGTTCCTCTTTTGAAAATGATGGATTCTAGTGAATCAGATGAAGATTACTCAAAG TTTCAGCCACTGGCAGTTTATGTGTGGAAGCATGCCTTTTG GGCTGTTGATCACCAATGGGATGGTCCTCTCTTTGCCACAGCTGGTTCTCAGGTCGATATATGGGATCACAACAG GTCAGAGCCCATAAATACTTTTGAATGGGGTAAAGACACAGTTATTTCTGTGCGATTTAATCCTGGAGAACCTGATGTGCTAGCAACATCGGCAAG tGATCGCAGTATAACTTTATATGATTTACGCATGTCATCCCCAGTTAGGAAGCTAATCATGAGG ACCAAGACTAATGCGATATGCTGGAATCCTATGGAGCCAATGAACTTTACAGCT GCAAATGAAGACTGTAGCTGCTACAGTTACGACACTAGGAAATTGGATGAAGCAAAGGTGGTGCATAAAGATCATGTTTCTGCAGT GATGGATATTGACTACTCTCCGACAGGCCGTGAGTTTGTGACTGGTTCTTATGATAGAACA GTGAGGATCTTCCCATACAATGGGGACCATAGTAGGGAGATTTATCATACTAAACGGATGCAAAG GGTATTCTGTGTGAGGTACAGCTGTGATGGTTCTTATCTCATTTCTGGAAGTGATGATACCAATCTCCGGCTGTGGAAAGCGAAATCTTCAGAACAGATGGGAGTA CTTCTACCTAGGGAACGTAAAAAGCAAGAATATCTAGATGCTGTCAAAGAACGGTACAAGCATCTTCCAGAGGTGAAGCGCATAGTCAG GCACAGACACTTGCCAAAACCAATCTACAAGGCGGCTGCATTGAGACGTACAATGATTGAAGCCGAGAACAAGAGAGACCAGAAGAGGAGAGCTCATAGTGCTCCTGGAAGCATGCCCGTACAACCCTTCAGAAAGAGAAGAATCATCAAAGAAGACGAATGA
- the LOC103994699 gene encoding uncharacterized protein LOC103994699, which produces MAKSPDDGGRTNLASCLVATAFLLLVVAAVAAALFVLFRPHDPEIQVSAVRLPGFAAANGTLRFAFDQYASVRNPNRAAFSHYDSTLQLVYAGNQVGFMFIPAGQIAGGRTQYMAASFAVNSFPLAAVPPTPGGTVEVNSRMRVKGRVRVLRFFTHHVEAVADCRVRASSADGSVLGFRC; this is translated from the coding sequence ATGGCCAAATCCCCCGACGACGGCGGCCGGACGAACCTGGCTTCTTGCCTGGTAGCGACggccttcctcctcctcgtcgtggccgccgtcgccgccgcgcTTTTCGTCCTCTTCCGGCCACATGACCCCGAGATCCAGGTCTCTGCCGTCCGGCTCCCGGGCTTCGCCGCCGCCAACGGCACCCTACGCTTCGCCTTCGACCAGTACGCCTCGGTCCGCAACCCCAACCGCGCCGCCTTCTCCCACTACGACAGCACCCTCCAGCTCGTCTACGCCGGCAACCAGGTGGGGTTCATGTTCATCCCAGCCGGTCAGATCGCCGGCGGCCGCACCCAGTACATGGCCGCCTCCTTCGCCGTCAACTCCTTCCCGCTGGCCGCCGTCCCGCCCACCCCCGGGGGAACGGTCGAGGTGAATTCGAGGATGAGGGTCAAGGGCCGCGTCCGGGTCCTGCGGTTCTTCACGCACCACGTCGAGGCCGTCGCCGACTGCCGCGTCAGGGCCTCCTCCGCCGACGGATCCGTTCTAGGGTTCCGGTGCTGA